A window of Chitinophaga sp. MM2321 contains these coding sequences:
- a CDS encoding twin-arginine translocation signal domain-containing protein translates to MKNSRRNFIKNATIASALIAATPAKSFAILHKDLQPDDHIIGQGAFTYKADKSWAKISVNTNPLANCHEMVQDSKGRLIMLGDHTHNNILIFDKSGKLLDYWGTALPGGHGLSISKEGDEDFLLLTDCGWALDRTGNNYGQSGQVLKTTLDGKLIFAIGHPRTIGIYKDNEPFKPTETAVAPNGDIYVADGYGSDYIIQYNSKGQYIRHFGGHHNTNKDYNLNNAHGVTVDTRDKNNPTLICTSREENCFKVFTLDGKFIKRIDMPGMYVCRAVINEQNIYAGVCWSKDANGKRFDYSGFVTVLNANDEVVSNPGGAAPVYKNGILQPTLQATNPVFQHGHDVCIDEDKNIYVCQWNAYHTAPVKLTRI, encoded by the coding sequence ATGAAAAATTCGAGAAGAAATTTCATCAAAAATGCAACTATTGCATCTGCTTTGATTGCGGCCACACCCGCAAAAAGCTTTGCCATCTTACACAAGGATTTGCAGCCCGATGATCATATTATTGGTCAGGGTGCATTTACCTACAAGGCAGATAAGAGTTGGGCAAAAATCAGTGTAAACACAAACCCGCTCGCTAACTGTCACGAAATGGTGCAGGATAGCAAAGGCCGTCTTATTATGTTGGGCGACCATACCCATAACAACATCCTTATATTCGACAAATCGGGTAAGTTGCTGGATTATTGGGGCACTGCCCTGCCCGGAGGGCATGGCTTAAGCATCAGCAAAGAAGGTGACGAAGATTTTTTATTACTTACCGATTGCGGTTGGGCTTTGGACAGGACAGGAAACAACTACGGCCAATCGGGCCAGGTACTGAAAACTACGCTTGACGGTAAACTAATATTTGCGATAGGCCACCCGCGAACTATTGGCATTTACAAGGACAATGAACCCTTTAAACCAACAGAAACTGCCGTTGCTCCTAATGGTGATATTTATGTTGCTGACGGTTATGGCTCCGATTATATTATACAATACAATAGTAAAGGACAATATATACGTCACTTTGGCGGACATCATAATACTAACAAAGACTATAATCTGAACAATGCACATGGCGTAACAGTTGATACCCGCGATAAAAATAATCCTACATTGATTTGTACCTCGCGGGAGGAGAACTGCTTTAAAGTATTTACACTCGACGGTAAATTTATCAAGCGTATAGACATGCCCGGTATGTACGTATGCAGAGCGGTAATCAATGAACAGAATATTTATGCCGGTGTGTGCTGGTCAAAAGATGCCAATGGTAAACGTTTTGATTATTCAGGCTTTGTAACCGTGCTGAATGCAAATGACGAAGTGGTATCAAACCCGGGAGGAGCTGCACCAGTATATAAAAACGGAATTTTACAACCAACATTGCAGGCAACAAACCCTGTTTTCCAACATGGCCATGATGTTTGTATTGATGAAGATAAAAATATCTATGTGTGTCAGTGGAACGCCTATCACACAGCCCCGGTGAAATTAACGCGTATATGA
- a CDS encoding DUF1501 domain-containing protein codes for MSDFHHDEEFRLHTPEFNELNKKLDRRNFLTKTSLGIGALALGSLFGNKLFSGSPNAASISTGDLEADILRALPHFAPKAKRVVYLFQSGGPSQFETFDYKPVLAKLMGQNLPDSVRKGQRLTGMSANQSALPMVPSYYKFNQHGQNGTWMSELMPFTAAVVDELCIVKSIHSEAINHDPAITFFQTGNQLPGRPSIGSWISYGLGSDNNNLPTFIVLVSKNGQKDQPLYARLWGNGFLPSKHQGVQFRAGKDPVLFLNNPDGYDGKDRKEMLEYLSKLNQIQNAAYGDPEVDARIAQYEMAYRMQTSVPEVMSTADEPNEIFEMYGPDSRDSGTYAANCLLARKLLEKDVKFIQLYHQGWDQHSNLPSGIATQCKATDQATAALIKDLKQRGLLEDTLVIWGGEFGRTVYSQGKLTANDYGRDHHPRCFTMWMAGAGVKPGITYGETDDFSYNIVKDPVHVHDFQATLLHLMGIDHERLTYKFQGRRFRLTDVEGKVVKDILT; via the coding sequence ATGTCTGATTTTCATCATGATGAGGAGTTCAGGCTCCATACACCGGAATTTAATGAGCTCAATAAAAAGCTTGACCGTCGCAATTTTTTAACCAAAACATCTTTGGGGATCGGGGCATTGGCCCTGGGGTCATTATTCGGTAACAAGCTGTTTAGCGGTTCGCCCAATGCAGCGTCTATATCGACCGGCGATCTGGAGGCAGATATTTTAAGGGCATTACCCCACTTTGCACCAAAGGCAAAAAGGGTGGTATACTTGTTTCAAAGCGGCGGCCCATCTCAATTCGAAACATTTGATTACAAGCCCGTGCTGGCCAAATTGATGGGCCAAAACCTACCGGATTCGGTACGCAAAGGACAACGGCTTACGGGTATGAGCGCCAACCAAAGCGCGTTGCCCATGGTGCCATCATATTACAAATTTAACCAGCATGGCCAAAACGGGACCTGGATGAGCGAGTTGATGCCTTTTACCGCAGCTGTAGTTGATGAGCTTTGTATAGTAAAATCAATCCATTCAGAGGCGATAAATCATGACCCTGCTATTACTTTTTTTCAAACCGGTAATCAGTTACCCGGTAGACCTTCCATTGGGTCGTGGATAAGTTATGGCCTGGGGTCGGACAACAATAACCTGCCAACTTTTATTGTGTTGGTTTCCAAAAACGGACAAAAAGATCAGCCGCTATATGCCCGGTTATGGGGTAACGGTTTCCTGCCATCTAAACATCAGGGAGTGCAGTTTAGGGCGGGGAAAGATCCGGTGTTATTTCTGAACAATCCTGATGGGTACGATGGTAAAGACCGGAAAGAAATGCTCGAGTATCTCTCAAAACTAAATCAGATACAAAATGCTGCCTACGGCGACCCGGAAGTAGATGCCCGCATAGCACAGTATGAAATGGCCTATCGCATGCAAACCTCCGTACCAGAGGTAATGAGCACTGCAGATGAACCAAACGAGATATTTGAAATGTACGGGCCCGATAGCAGGGATTCCGGTACCTATGCCGCCAACTGTTTACTTGCGCGTAAGCTGCTGGAAAAGGATGTAAAATTTATACAGCTATACCACCAGGGCTGGGATCAGCATAGTAATCTGCCATCGGGCATAGCCACACAATGTAAAGCAACAGACCAGGCTACTGCCGCACTCATTAAAGATTTAAAACAACGGGGCTTATTGGAAGATACATTAGTAATATGGGGCGGCGAATTTGGCCGTACCGTGTATTCTCAGGGCAAGCTTACGGCAAATGATTATGGCCGTGACCACCACCCGCGTTGCTTTACCATGTGGATGGCAGGGGCAGGAGTTAAACCCGGTATAACCTATGGTGAAACGGATGACTTTAGCTACAATATTGTAAAAGATCCCGTACACGTGCATGATTTTCAGGCCACGCTGCTGCATCTTATGGGTATAGATCATGAACGGCTTACCTACAAATTTCAGGGCAGGCGCTTCAGACTTACAGATGTGGAAGGAAAAGTTGTAAAGGATATATTAACTTGA
- a CDS encoding DUF1553 domain-containing protein: MRRLILILFSAVLLLAVIFHYSTTVELPSDVKGAYNALPGPPDYNSDVKPILSDKCFACHGPDKAKQKAGLRLDIAQFAYASLPDDKGKVAIAPGNIDGSELFHRIMSDDPKYMMPSPESHHTLTAHEKAILIKWIDNGAVYKPHWAFVKPVKPHIPAADGIINNPIDNFVLAKLKQQKLQPAKEADKELLLRRVTLDLTGLPPTIAEIDAFLKDGTPNAYEKQVDRLLSSPHYGEKMTVDWLDVARYADSHGYTVDRIRDMSPYRDWVIKAFNTNFSYDKFIQWQLAGDLMPHPTRDMIVATAFNRNHQQNMEGGIIEEEFQTEYVIDRTNTFGNAMLAMSVGCAKCHDHKFDPISQKNYYELFSFFNNIKEAGQISFDDALPTPTLLLPTEQKEKVLQFINNNIKKEQEALTQTENKAAASFDKWINDGGYKKLSADKIPGNGIQAYYTFDKGSLVNNMNPKDIATMKRETGQAGEKAVFENNGNGKAIVLNGDSWLDLNKTGIFRRSQPFTIGMWVNIPKQLTEGVIFHKSNAERLYNFKGYHLYLNNNKLELNMTHTGPSNAITKVSIPDVPRDKWIQLTATYDGSSKAAGFKLYMDGSELPMETTIDELTKDILFNGGGPGLQIGAWWRGRGFKDGKVDDITVYNRTLTPFEIKILAQKASWLQITAKNKAGVTPDELNNLRAYYLSAIDPDVQSGKQKLTALRTELSDSTENIDEIMVMREMAKPKKTFLLKRGNYDMPGEQVYPNTPEAILPFDKHLPKNRYGLAQWVTNPDNPLAARVAVNRFWQNFFGTGIVKTAEDFGNQGEMPSHPELLDWLATTFIESGWNVKQLNKMIVMSATYRQDSRASKAAVENDAENRLLSHGPAYRMQAEMIRDNALLASGLLNTQIGGKSVKPYQPEGLWEINNTTYKPDTGKSVYRRSLYVIIKRSVPNPTLATFDATARNYCTMRRQKTNTPLQALVTLNDPTFVEAAKVMGEQMTRTPDNREAIITTYRKLTGHRPTPGEVSLLLALQQAELKKFRQHPEKQTGWLNTGQYKIDKTLDSSMIAANSVVASAIINSDASLTKR, translated from the coding sequence ATGAGAAGGCTCATATTGATACTGTTTAGTGCTGTATTGTTACTTGCTGTCATCTTCCATTATTCAACAACCGTTGAGTTGCCGTCTGATGTAAAGGGGGCTTACAATGCCTTACCTGGTCCACCGGACTATAACTCAGACGTAAAACCGATCCTGTCTGATAAATGTTTTGCCTGCCATGGGCCCGACAAAGCTAAGCAAAAGGCGGGTCTACGATTGGATATCGCCCAGTTTGCCTACGCCAGTTTGCCCGACGATAAAGGTAAAGTAGCTATAGCTCCCGGAAATATAGATGGCAGCGAATTATTTCACCGCATCATGTCAGATGATCCAAAGTATATGATGCCCTCACCCGAATCGCACCATACCCTTACCGCACATGAAAAAGCCATTCTGATCAAATGGATTGATAATGGCGCGGTATACAAACCTCATTGGGCTTTTGTTAAACCGGTAAAACCTCATATACCGGCAGCAGATGGTATTATAAACAACCCTATCGATAATTTTGTACTGGCTAAACTAAAGCAGCAAAAGTTGCAACCGGCAAAGGAGGCAGATAAAGAATTACTGCTGCGCCGCGTTACACTTGACCTTACGGGACTTCCGCCTACCATAGCCGAAATAGATGCTTTTTTAAAGGATGGCACTCCTAATGCCTATGAAAAACAGGTTGACCGATTGCTATCTTCCCCACATTATGGAGAAAAAATGACGGTTGACTGGCTGGATGTTGCCCGATATGCCGATTCACATGGATATACGGTTGACAGGATCAGGGACATGTCGCCATATCGCGATTGGGTGATCAAAGCCTTCAATACGAATTTTTCATATGATAAATTCATACAGTGGCAACTGGCTGGTGATTTGATGCCACACCCCACACGCGATATGATAGTGGCCACGGCTTTTAACCGCAACCATCAGCAAAATATGGAAGGTGGGATTATTGAGGAAGAATTTCAGACAGAATATGTTATTGATAGAACAAATACTTTTGGCAATGCTATGCTGGCTATGTCTGTAGGCTGCGCCAAATGCCATGATCATAAATTCGACCCAATATCTCAAAAGAATTATTATGAGCTGTTCAGTTTCTTTAACAATATAAAAGAAGCCGGCCAGATATCCTTTGACGATGCACTGCCTACACCTACGTTGCTATTACCTACCGAACAAAAAGAAAAAGTACTCCAGTTTATCAATAACAACATAAAAAAAGAACAGGAAGCCCTTACTCAAACAGAAAACAAGGCTGCTGCCAGCTTTGATAAATGGATCAATGACGGTGGCTACAAAAAACTATCTGCCGACAAAATTCCAGGTAACGGCATACAGGCCTACTACACTTTTGATAAAGGAAGCCTGGTCAATAACATGAACCCTAAAGATATTGCCACAATGAAACGCGAAACCGGGCAGGCAGGTGAAAAGGCGGTGTTTGAGAATAACGGTAACGGTAAAGCCATTGTACTCAATGGTGACAGCTGGCTCGATCTTAACAAAACCGGTATTTTCAGGAGATCACAGCCGTTTACCATAGGCATGTGGGTTAACATACCAAAGCAGCTAACCGAGGGCGTTATCTTTCACAAAAGCAACGCTGAGCGTTTATATAATTTCAAAGGATACCATCTCTATTTGAATAACAATAAGCTGGAGCTAAATATGACCCATACAGGTCCGTCAAATGCTATTACAAAAGTGAGTATTCCTGATGTACCGCGTGATAAATGGATACAACTTACGGCCACTTACGATGGTTCGTCGAAGGCTGCCGGATTTAAATTATATATGGATGGCTCGGAACTACCCATGGAAACCACGATAGACGAGCTTACCAAAGATATCCTTTTTAACGGAGGAGGCCCTGGCCTGCAAATAGGCGCCTGGTGGCGTGGCCGTGGTTTTAAGGATGGTAAGGTGGACGATATTACCGTTTATAACCGTACTTTAACACCGTTTGAAATTAAAATATTGGCGCAGAAAGCAAGCTGGTTGCAAATTACAGCCAAGAATAAAGCCGGGGTAACTCCGGATGAGTTAAATAACTTAAGGGCATATTATCTTTCAGCAATCGATCCGGATGTACAATCCGGGAAACAAAAATTAACGGCGTTGCGAACTGAATTATCAGATTCTACAGAGAATATTGATGAAATAATGGTGATGCGGGAAATGGCCAAACCTAAAAAAACGTTCTTGCTAAAGCGGGGCAATTATGATATGCCGGGCGAACAGGTTTATCCAAATACGCCGGAGGCTATTTTGCCCTTTGATAAGCATTTGCCAAAGAATAGGTATGGCCTGGCACAATGGGTAACCAATCCTGATAATCCACTGGCTGCAAGGGTTGCTGTAAACCGTTTTTGGCAGAACTTTTTTGGGACGGGAATCGTAAAAACTGCCGAGGATTTTGGCAACCAGGGCGAAATGCCAAGTCACCCCGAGTTACTGGACTGGCTGGCTACAACTTTTATTGAATCCGGCTGGAATGTAAAGCAGCTCAATAAAATGATTGTCATGTCAGCCACGTACAGGCAAGATTCCCGTGCAAGCAAAGCAGCCGTAGAAAATGATGCAGAGAACCGGCTCCTTTCACATGGCCCCGCTTATCGTATGCAGGCCGAAATGATCCGCGATAATGCGCTTTTAGCAAGTGGATTACTTAATACGCAAATAGGCGGTAAAAGCGTGAAACCCTACCAACCCGAAGGCCTTTGGGAGATTAATAATACCACGTATAAACCCGATACAGGTAAATCTGTTTATCGGCGCAGTTTATATGTGATCATCAAGCGTTCGGTACCTAACCCAACATTGGCAACTTTTGATGCCACTGCACGTAATTACTGCACCATGCGAAGGCAAAAAACCAATACGCCACTGCAAGCGTTGGTGACCCTTAATGATCCAACCTTTGTAGAAGCTGCCAAAGTAATGGGAGAACAAATGACCCGGACGCCTGACAACCGTGAAGCTATCATTACAACTTACCGTAAACTCACCGGGCACAGGCCCACGCCTGGCGAGGTAAGCCTGCTGCTCGCACTGCAACAGGCCGAGTTAAAAAAATTCAGGCAGCATCCTGAAAAGCAAACGGGTTGGCTTAATACGGGACAGTATAAAATCGATAAAACGCTGGACAGCTCAATGATTGCCGCCAATTCAGTAGTTGCCAGCGCCATCATTAACTCTGATGCATCATTAACCAAAAGATAA
- a CDS encoding alpha-ketoglutarate-dependent dioxygenase AlkB: MKLFDDIELFDEGRKRFIDFMLPGADLRLWEQFFCKDLSDRYYKILINTTPWGQRSRKMYEKVIPDPRLTAYYGGANGLEWTEHLLEIKGLVESECGICFDRVLLNYYRDGNDSVAWHSDTLPKDGKHHPIASVTFGDTRLFKIRRKTDKSITQLSIPLTHGSFLLMGASMQDLYEHHVPKTRKIVGGRINLTFRISDPSKSVYLADNKDI; the protein is encoded by the coding sequence ATGAAACTTTTTGATGACATTGAATTATTTGACGAAGGAAGGAAACGTTTTATAGATTTCATGTTGCCAGGCGCCGATCTTCGCTTATGGGAACAATTTTTTTGCAAAGACCTTTCAGATAGATATTATAAAATATTAATAAATACAACACCTTGGGGCCAACGTTCAAGGAAAATGTATGAAAAAGTCATACCAGATCCGAGATTAACTGCTTACTATGGTGGCGCTAATGGGTTGGAATGGACGGAGCATTTATTGGAAATTAAAGGACTAGTGGAAAGCGAATGCGGAATATGTTTTGACCGGGTGTTACTCAATTATTACCGGGATGGCAATGATTCGGTCGCATGGCATAGTGATACACTTCCAAAAGACGGAAAGCATCATCCTATCGCATCTGTTACTTTTGGAGATACCAGACTTTTTAAAATTCGTCGTAAAACCGACAAAAGTATAACACAGCTTAGTATCCCTTTGACGCATGGCAGCTTTCTGTTGATGGGAGCATCAATGCAAGATCTATATGAGCATCATGTGCCTAAAACCAGAAAGATTGTGGGAGGTAGGATCAATCTTACATTTCGAATCTCTGATCCGTCAAAATCGGTGTACCTGGCGGATAACAAAGATATTTAG
- a CDS encoding FAD-dependent oxidoreductase has protein sequence MPLGQSKEQEEELEKIRQSAVTAGVSVELSENIPVPIPFSRAIKAGGQAKFNPMSYVNALAKAFEGSGGIIMQENRVIHVENEKSHVQVQTSAGTFRGKSVVYATHIPPGINLLHLRCVPYRSYAMAIILEDDQYLDDLSYDLYDPYRYYRTQEVDGQKYLIAGGEDHQTGHMENNTQCFLKLENYLKQHFRIKEIKYRWSSQYYEPADGLPYIGNLPGQADNIYVCTGYGGNGMIYSSVAALLLTRTILGRDAKFTKLYDPNRIKPIAGFSSFISHNVDVVTQFLDKIINKEQLKQLTNIAPGEGKVVEYEDQKIAIYKDDQGEIHVVNPVCTHMKCDVKWNEAERSWDCPCHGARYDINGNVLNTPADKGLEQLEL, from the coding sequence ATGCCGTTGGGACAGTCCAAAGAACAGGAAGAGGAATTGGAGAAGATTCGCCAATCGGCGGTTACAGCTGGTGTAAGCGTGGAACTCAGCGAAAATATTCCTGTCCCAATTCCCTTCTCCAGGGCTATTAAAGCGGGTGGGCAGGCTAAATTCAACCCCATGAGCTATGTTAATGCACTCGCCAAAGCGTTTGAAGGGTCAGGTGGCATCATTATGCAGGAAAACCGGGTTATCCACGTAGAAAATGAAAAATCACACGTTCAGGTGCAGACGAGTGCCGGAACGTTTCGGGGCAAGTCGGTAGTGTATGCGACACATATCCCGCCTGGAATTAATCTCTTACATTTACGCTGTGTTCCGTATCGTAGTTATGCCATGGCTATTATTCTCGAAGATGATCAATACCTCGATGATCTCTCCTACGATTTATACGATCCCTACAGATATTACAGAACTCAGGAAGTAGATGGCCAGAAATATCTCATTGCTGGCGGTGAAGATCATCAAACAGGTCATATGGAAAACAATACGCAGTGTTTCTTAAAGCTGGAGAATTACTTAAAACAACATTTCAGGATTAAGGAGATCAAATATCGCTGGTCCTCCCAGTATTATGAACCGGCAGACGGGCTTCCTTACATCGGTAACCTTCCAGGGCAGGCGGACAATATCTATGTTTGTACCGGCTATGGCGGCAATGGAATGATTTATAGTAGTGTGGCTGCGCTACTTTTAACAAGAACTATCTTAGGAAGAGATGCAAAATTCACTAAGCTTTATGATCCCAACAGGATTAAACCCATCGCCGGTTTTAGTTCGTTTATTTCGCACAACGTGGATGTAGTAACACAATTTCTTGATAAAATAATCAACAAGGAGCAGTTGAAACAGCTGACTAACATCGCGCCTGGCGAAGGTAAAGTAGTAGAATATGAGGATCAGAAAATCGCTATTTATAAGGATGATCAGGGTGAGATTCACGTCGTGAACCCAGTATGCACACATATGAAATGCGATGTAAAATGGAATGAAGCAGAAAGATCCTGGGATTGCCCTTGCCACGGTGCACGCTATGATATAAACGGAAACGTGCTAAATACCCCAGCAGATAAAGGACTTGAGCAATTAGAATTATAA
- a CDS encoding nicotinamide-nucleotide amidohydrolase family protein yields MNNEFVNANNLSNIGKIILAKNQTIAVAESVTAGHMQVAFSLADNAINFFQGGITVYNIGQKVQHLSVEPVHALSCNCVSEKVAIEMAINVCDLFLSDWGIAITGYASTVPEEGIIELFSIYAISYKSKILSKGIIRPENSGNPVLVRHQYVNTLLEIFNNLLSRPEGIDS; encoded by the coding sequence ATGAATAATGAATTCGTGAATGCTAACAACTTGTCGAATATTGGAAAAATAATTTTGGCGAAAAATCAAACTATAGCAGTCGCGGAAAGTGTTACCGCAGGGCATATGCAAGTTGCTTTTTCGCTTGCTGATAATGCGATAAATTTCTTTCAAGGTGGGATCACCGTTTACAATATTGGTCAAAAAGTCCAGCATCTAAGTGTTGAGCCGGTACACGCCTTATCATGCAACTGTGTTTCGGAAAAAGTCGCCATTGAAATGGCGATCAATGTCTGCGATTTATTCTTATCCGATTGGGGAATAGCCATTACCGGATATGCTTCTACAGTGCCGGAAGAAGGAATTATTGAATTGTTTTCCATTTATGCAATTAGTTATAAATCTAAAATCCTCTCTAAGGGAATAATCAGACCTGAAAACTCCGGGAATCCGGTTTTAGTAAGGCATCAATATGTCAATACATTGTTGGAAATATTTAATAATTTATTAAGTAGGCCGGAGGGAATTGATTCATAG
- a CDS encoding response regulator translates to MAKKILITENDADVKLLLSSMLKNRFSLSFIDSGRQLLQGLFEKPDLFIINSQLHDANILEVCKALKSNERTKGVPILIVSASIDIEELMEECPGDDYISKPFSGSDLQKKIDEIISEKALGNLYK, encoded by the coding sequence ATGGCAAAAAAAATTCTCATTACAGAAAATGATGCTGATGTGAAATTGCTGCTATCGTCTATGCTAAAAAATCGCTTCAGCTTATCGTTTATAGATTCGGGAAGACAGCTTCTGCAAGGACTATTTGAGAAACCCGACCTGTTTATTATAAATAGTCAACTGCACGACGCTAATATTCTGGAGGTATGTAAGGCGCTAAAATCCAATGAAAGAACCAAAGGCGTCCCGATTCTTATTGTTTCTGCTTCTATAGACATTGAGGAACTGATGGAAGAATGTCCCGGAGACGATTACATCAGCAAACCATTTAGTGGATCAGATTTACAGAAAAAAATTGATGAAATAATTTCCGAAAAGGCACTAGGAAATTTATACAAATAA